In the Nitratiruptor sp. YY09-18 genome, GGATCCGGTACAGATTGGTTAGGTATAATAAAGAAAAAATTTGAGGGAATGATGGAGCGCTATCCAACAAAGAAGATCTATGTAGGTGATGTGGCTATTGGAGGGGATGCGCCAATCTCAGTGCAATCGATGACATATAGCCGCACTGCAAATATTGAAGCTACAGTTGAACAGATCAATAGGCTCCATTTTGCAGGTGCTGATATTGTGAGAGTTGCAGTGCCAGAGATGGAAGATGCTCTCGCTCTGGCTGAGATTAAAGAGAGAACTTCTTTGCCACTCGTTGCAGATATCCACTTCAACTACAAGCTTGCACTCGTAGCTGCTGAAGTAGTAGACTGTATACGTATCAATCCAGGAAATATTGGCAGCAAAGAGCGTATCAAAGAGGTGGTAAAAGCTTGTAAAGAGCGGGGAATCTCTATCCGCATAGGTGTCAATGCAGGAAGTTTAGAAAAAGATATAGAAGCAAAATATGGTGCAACAGCCGAAGCGATGGTGCAAAGTGCGCTTTATCATATCAAGCTTTTAGAGGACCTCGATTTTACAGATATCAAAGTAAGTATGAAAGCAAGTGATGTGGGACGTACTGTAGAGGCTTATCGTAAACTTCGTCCCCTTGTACCGTATCCATTTCATTTGGGTGTTACAGAAGCTGGAACAATTTTTCATGCAACTATTAAAAGTGCAATAGGTATCGGCTCACTACTTCTTGATGGTATAGGCGATACCATCCGCGTCTCTATCACAGGAGAGCTTGAAAAAGAGATAGAGGTAGGACGAGCTATTATAAAAGATGCCGGAAGGGCAAAAGAGGGGCTTAATATCATAAGCTGCCCTACATGTGGCAGGATTGAAGCAGATCTTGTCAAGGCTGTTGCAGAGGTTGAAGAGAAAACGAAGCATATTAAAAAACCTCTCAATGTCTCAGTTATGGGATGTGTTGTTAATGCTATTGGTGAAGCCAAGCATGCTGATGTTGCTATTGCATATGGCAAAGGGAGCGGGTTGGTTATGGTAAAAGGTGAAGTAGTAGCAAAGCTACCAGAAGAGCAACTTGTAGAGAAATTTTTACAAGAAGTAGAAAAATTAGCAAGAGAGTAAGATGGAGAGTTTATACAATCTGGATATAGAACGAGCAGTTTTAAGTTCGATTCTCTTTGATCCTTCAATTTATGAAGATGTAGCAGCAGTACTCGAGCCAGAGGATTTTTATCATCCCTTTCACCAAAAAGTCTTTGCGGTAATGCAAGAGCTTGAGCGTGAAGATCAGCCTATAGATGAAGTATTTGTCAAAGAGAAGTTAGAACATAAAAATGCTTTCGATGAGGCAGCTTTTTTAGAGATTCTTGCGGCTAATCCTCTTTCAAATACTGCTGCTTATGTCAAAGAGATAAAAGAGAAGGCTCTTAAGCGAGAACTCCTTCATCTTGCAACAGAGATAAAGAAAGTAACTGTAGAGCAAGATCTGCCAGTTGTGGATGTTATCGATGAGGTGCAGTCAAAACTCTATGCAATCACTACAGAGACCAGCTCCCAAGATTTTAAGACCAGCTCACAGGTGATGAAAGATACCCTCCAGCATCTACTCAAGATGAAAGAGAAGGGCAACTCTATCCTCATTGGCCTCGACACTGGTTTTCATGAGCTCAATCTCAAGACTGCAGGATTTAGCCCGGGAGACCTCATCATCATAGCTGCAAGACCATCAATGGGAAAAACAGCCTTTAGTCTCAATATCGCTCAATCGGT is a window encoding:
- the ispG gene encoding flavodoxin-dependent (E)-4-hydroxy-3-methylbut-2-enyl-diphosphate synthase — its product is MMERYPTKKIYVGDVAIGGDAPISVQSMTYSRTANIEATVEQINRLHFAGADIVRVAVPEMEDALALAEIKERTSLPLVADIHFNYKLALVAAEVVDCIRINPGNIGSKERIKEVVKACKERGISIRIGVNAGSLEKDIEAKYGATAEAMVQSALYHIKLLEDLDFTDIKVSMKASDVGRTVEAYRKLRPLVPYPFHLGVTEAGTIFHATIKSAIGIGSLLLDGIGDTIRVSITGELEKEIEVGRAIIKDAGRAKEGLNIISCPTCGRIEADLVKAVAEVEEKTKHIKKPLNVSVMGCVVNAIGEAKHADVAIAYGKGSGLVMVKGEVVAKLPEEQLVEKFLQEVEKLARE